In the genome of Candidatus Hinthialibacter antarcticus, the window CCCCCCGGCGTCTTCGACGCCCCCCCCCCTTTTTCAAGGGGGGCATTCACCGACGGCATTGGTTTCATAATCACCTGGGGGGATCACGGCGGCTCGGTAGGTTGGGCTCGCGTCGCATCGACCCGCCATTTGAATCTTCTTCATCATAAACCATCCAAACCAACCACTGAACATTTAAACCAGGTCGGGTGGCCTTGCCCTTGCCACCCGACATAATAAATAGGAAACCATAATGGCGGTGAACCGATAAGGCGCGACCTAGCCGATCCCTCATCCTAACCTTCTCCCAGAGGGAGAAGGGATGACGCTTTCGCTCCAATGAAAAAGGGCGCAGCCCGCTGCGCCCCTACAACGTGAACGATGAAAAATACGCTACGCCACTTCGCCCTTGGTGACTTTCATAAACACTTCTTCGAGGTCAGCGGGCACTTCGCGGAAGAACAGCAGGTTGACGCCTTTCTCGATCAGCAATTTATGCAGGCGCGTAATCTCAGGTAATTCGCCGACGTACTCCACCCGCGTAATCTGACCCATTGGTTCGACATTTTTCACGCCAGGGAAATCCCACAGGATTTTTTCGAGATTGCTGTTGGGTTCAATGAGTTCGATCTCAAGCACCATCGCCTCGCGGACTTGGTGCATGATCTTTTTGATGTCGCCCGACGCCAGCAGCGTACCGCGTTCAATGATGCCGATTTTGTTGCAGCAGTCCGCCAACTCAGCGAGAATGTGCGACGAGATCAGGATGGTCTTGCCCATGCGTTGCAGTTCTTTGAGCAGCTCCTTGATGTAGTGGCGGGCGCGCGGGTCGAGGCCGGACGCGGGTTCGTCGAGAATCAACACCTCGGGATCGTGGACTAGAGTTTTGGCGAGGCAGAGGCGCTGTTTCATGCCGCGCGAGAGGCCTTCGACAAAATCGTCGCGCTTGGCGCTCAGGTCGAGCAGTTCGATTACGTCGCGGATTATGTTAGTGCGCTTGTCTTTTTTGATGTTGTAGGCGGCGGCGAAAAAGTCGAGATACTCCCACACGCGCATTCCCTCATATACGCCGAATGAATCGGGCATGTAGCCCATTGAGCGGCGCACGTCCATCGGGCTGTCGGTCACGCTGAAACCGTTGATGTAGCCCGCGCCCGAGGTGGGTTTGAGCAAGGTCGCTAAAAAGCGGATGGTGGTGGTTTTGCCCGCGCCGTTGGGGCCGATGAACCCAAAGATGTCGCCCTTTTCGACCGTCAGGTTAAAGTCTTTCACAGCGGTCATGTCGCCATATTTCTTGCAGAAGTTTTCTACGCGAATCATGGCTCCGTTTTGGCTTTGTTCCATTTCGTCCTCCAAGGGCGCGTGTGTACGATTTGATTGTTAATTCTTCTTTAACCGATTTAACGATCAA includes:
- a CDS encoding ABC transporter ATP-binding protein yields the protein MEQSQNGAMIRVENFCKKYGDMTAVKDFNLTVEKGDIFGFIGPNGAGKTTTIRFLATLLKPTSGAGYINGFSVTDSPMDVRRSMGYMPDSFGVYEGMRVWEYLDFFAAAYNIKKDKRTNIIRDVIELLDLSAKRDDFVEGLSRGMKQRLCLAKTLVHDPEVLILDEPASGLDPRARHYIKELLKELQRMGKTILISSHILAELADCCNKIGIIERGTLLASGDIKKIMHQVREAMVLEIELIEPNSNLEKILWDFPGVKNVEPMGQITRVEYVGELPEITRLHKLLIEKGVNLLFFREVPADLEEVFMKVTKGEVA